The following are encoded together in the Lathyrus oleraceus cultivar Zhongwan6 chromosome 3, CAAS_Psat_ZW6_1.0, whole genome shotgun sequence genome:
- the LOC127127447 gene encoding protein RESPONSE TO ABA AND SALT 1 — protein sequence MTDANVSAFEEFLQGWLIRQRNYLDELVSAQELHQQMDRSDRMNLLNRVLSHYGQYYEEKSKIAHQNILLLFSPPWFSSLEKSYLWVAGFKPGLTFHLVNKTLEDLSEEQKESLNELKQETKMKERELNDEMAKVHENTAAPPLVDMIRSHGRVCLSRSFMAEESTVPNTFKETLENLVTNADALRTETTLRVVQILKPAQVLNFFVAVAELQLRVRSLGLDKDAERGNQG from the coding sequence ATGACTGATGCAAATGTTTCTGCATTTGAGGAATTTCTCCAAGGATGGCTGATTCGTCAAAGAAACTACCTTGATGAGCTTGTTTCAGctcaagaacttcatcaacagATGGATCGTTCAGATAGGATGAATTTGTTAAACAGAGTACTCAGCCACTATGGACAATACTATGAAGAGAAATCAAAGATAGCTCATCAAAACATTCTTCTTCTTTTCTCACCACCATGGTTCAGTTCATTGGAAAAATCATATCTTTGGGTTGCAGGGTTCAAACCAGGGCTTACATTTCATCTTGTGAACAAAACTCTTGAGGATTTGTCAGAGGAACAGAAGGAGAGTTTGAATGAACTCAAACAAGAGACTAAGATGAAGGAGAGAGAACTCAATGATGAGATGGCTAAGGTTCATGAGAATACTGCGGCGCCGCCGCTTGTTGACATGATTAGAAGCCATGGAAGGGTGTGTTTGAGTAGGTCATTCATGGCAGAGGAAAGTACAGTTCCAAACACATTCAAAGAAACATTGGAGAATTTGGTTACAAATGCTGATGCTTTGAGGACTGAGACAACTTTGAGAGTTGTGCAGATACTGAAACCAGCTCAAGTTCTTAACTTTTTTGTTGCTGTGGCTGAGCTTCAGCTTAGGGTCAGGTCTTTGGGTTTGGACAAGGATGCTGAGCGTGGAAATCAAGGATGA
- the LOC127127446 gene encoding acyl-coenzyme A oxidase 4, peroxisomal, which translates to MTRNNPDDKNGDMPSYFHLPPLDVSLAFPQATPASTFPPCVSDYFQLDDLLTSEEQAVRMKVRKCMEKEIAPIMTQYWEKAEFPFHAIPKLGELCIAGGTIKGYGCPGLSVTGSAIATAEVARVDASCSTFILVHSSLAMLTIALCGSEAQKQKYLPSLAQLKTIACWALTEPDYGSDASALKTIATKVEGGWILEGQKRWIGNSTFADLLIVFARNTSTNQINGYIVHKDAPGLTVTKIENKIGLRIVQNGDIVMRKVFVPDEDRIAGVNSFQDTNKVLAVSRVMVAWQPIGISMGIYDMCHRYLSERKQFGAPLAAFQINQQKLVQMLSNVQAMILVGWRLCKLYESGKMTPGHASLGKSWITLRARETAALGRELLGGNGVLADFLVAKAFCDLEPIYTYEGTYDINTLVTGREVTGFASFKPATQRSRM; encoded by the exons ATGACTCGTAACAATCCAG ATGATAAGAATGGAGACATGCCTTCCTATTTTCATTTGCCACCTCTTGATGTCTCTCTCGCATTTCCACAAGCAACTCCTGCCTCTACCTTTCCTCCATGTG TTTCGGATTATTTTCAATTGGATGACTTGTTGACATCGGAGGAGCAGGCCGTTAGGATGAAAGTGAGAAAGTGCATGGAAAAAGAAATTGCTCCCATAATGACCCAG TATTGGGAGAAGGCCGAGTTCCCGTTTCATGCTATTCCAAAACTTGGTGAACTGTGTATTGCTGGTGGCACAATCAAG GGTTATGGTTGTCCTGGTCTTTCCGTAACTGGAAGTGCTATTGCTACAGCAGAAGTTGCTAGAGTTGATGCAAGCTGTTCAACTTTCATTTTGGTCCATTCATCCTTGGCAATGCTCACTATTG CTTTATGTGGGTCTGAAGCTCAAAAGCAAAAGTATCTACCTTCATTGGCACAGCTAAAAACTATAGCATGTTGG gCTTTGACTGAACCTGACTATGGAAGTGATGCTAGTGCTTTGAAGACCATAGCGACTAAG GTTGAAGGTGGTTGGATCCTTGAAGGCCAAAAACGGTGGATAGGAAACAGTACATTTGCTGATTTGTTGATTGTCTTCGCAAGGAATACCTCAACAAATCAAATAAATGG ATATATTGTACACAAGGACGCACCTGGTTTAACTGTCACAAAGATAGAGAATAAAATTGGACTTAGAATTGTACAAAATGGAGACATTGTTATGAGGAAAGTTTTTGTCCCTGATGAGGACAGAATAGCAGGAGTAAATTCTTTTCAGGATACAAACAAG GTACTCGCAGTTTCGCGTGTGATGGTTGCCTGGCAACCTATTGGTATATCAATGGGAATCTATGATATGTGTCACAG GTACCTAAGCGAGAGGAAACAATTTGGAGCACCATTAGCAGCTTTCCAAATCAACCAACAGAAGCTTGTTCAAATGCTCAGTAATGTTCAAGCAATGATTCTTGTTGGTTGGCGTCTATGCAAGCTGTATGAAAGTGGTAAAATGACCCCTGGTCATGCTAGCTTGGGGAAG TCATGGATCACCTTGAGAGCAAGAGAAACAGCTGCTTTGGGGAGAGAATTGCTTGGTGGGAATGGAGTTTTGGCTGATTTTCTAGTGGCTAAG GCATTCTGTGACTTAGAACCTATCTACACATACGAAGGCACATATGATATCAACACTTTAGTTACAGGCAGGGAAGTTACTGGTTTTGCCAGCTTTAAGCCAGCTACTCAAAGAAGTAGAATGTGA
- the LOC127127448 gene encoding uncharacterized protein LOC127127448 isoform X1 encodes MFAKKLLHKAVHHHFNQKFQQHGGSLQSTELDPRIVIHYGIPSSASLLAFDSIQRLLAIGTLDGRLKVIGGDNIEGLLISSKQLPYKYLEFLQNQGHLVGVLNDNDIQVWNLETRSLICSLQWESNITAFSVISGSHFIYVGDEHGLFSVIKFDAEEGQLLKSSNHLSAKFLREAAGFPESSDQPIVGILSQPYSSGNRLLIAFQDGLLILWDVSEAKIVFLGGGKDLELKDDGGNTSEMDTNLPADILEQNLGDKEISALCWASSDGSILAVGYLDGDILFWNLSSAAPSKGQQTTSSKNVVRLQLSNAERRIPVIVLQWSNNHKSHNDCTGQLFVYGGDEIGSEEVLTVLTLEWSSGMESLRCIGRADLTLNGTFADLILLPSLGERDLNSKDDLFVLTNPGQIHYYDNDSLSALLSQQNRTSSVSAQEFPVLIPMADPSLTVAKLIKLPSQLNSSKTLAEVASILKTSTKPGSASFANWPLTGGVPSHLSTVKGAGVDRVYFVGYSDGSVLLCDATHPILSYICYIEGEVNGVKVAGSTTPVTKLDFCSVSLLLAVGNECGLVRVYDLKNCSDGKKIHFVTETKIEVHDATPGKGPHCSAIFSLLNSPVQALSFANSGTKLAIGFLSGRVAVCDMKSLSVLFLIDGVPGSSSPITSIVWKQQTCFQSAVNSPKKLETPSGESQEEILFILSRDGKINVVEGDTGKTISSRPFHVKESTAISMYVIDDIISTSEVSNDKQHEESLKSTAGARPEEPVQESSSTVVNSSEAEVSSSEITPPGEVLLDPLVLLCCENSLHLLSAKALGNKKPIRKVEHSKSFYWTTILKKDDKVCGILSLLQTGTFEIRSLPDLELVSESSLLSILRWNYKVNMDKTMCSDENGQIVLANGSELAFISLLASENEFRSLERLPCLHDKVLAAAADAAFTFSSNEKKKQTTKPGILGGIVKGLKGGKTTQPVLHKIQTSNFSHLEDIFFKHSFPDSRPTVVVADEKEVELDIDDIQIDEPKIVASTSSPDVKNKQKDKLQNDREKLFHGGSNDDVKPKIRTAEEIMAAYRKTGDAASTAAQARNKLMERQEKLERISQRTAELQNGAENFASLANELVKTMERRKWWQI; translated from the exons atgtTTGCCAAGAAGTTGTTGCACAAAGCTGTCCACCACCATTTCAAC CAGAAGTTTCAGCAGCATGGCGGTAGTCTGCAATCAACTGAATTGGATCCGAGAATTGTGATTCACTATGGCATTCCGTCTTCTGCTTCACTTCTTGCTTTTGATTCCATTCAACGACTCTTGGCTATTGGGACTTT GGATGGAAGACTTAAGGTGATTGGCGGTGATAATATTGAAGGACTTTTGATTTCTTCTAAGCAATTGCCTTATAAATACTTGGAG TTCCTACAAAATCAGGGGCATTTAGTTGGGGTCTTAAATGATAATGATATCCAG gTTTGGAATCTCGAGACTCGGAGTCTTATTTGTTCATTACAATGGGAATCAAATATTACCGCTTTCTCTGTAATCAGCGGCTCACATTTCAT TTATGTCGGAGATGAGCACGGCTTGTTTTCTGTGATAAAGTTTGACGCCGAGGAAGGACAACTTTTGAAGTCATCTAATCATTTATCGGCTAAGTTTCTAAGGG AAGCTGCCGGGTTTCCAGAGTCCAGCGATCAACCAATTGTCGGAATTCTATCGCAGCCTTATTCTTCTGGGAACAG ATTGTTGATTGCATTTCAAGATGGACTGCTAATTCTTTGGGATGTTTCCGAAGCTAAAATTGTGTTCCTTGGTGGCGGAAAGGATCTAGAATTGAAAGATGACGGCGGTAACACTTCTGAAATGGACACCAATCTTCCAGCTGATATTTTAGAGCAAAATCTCGGAGACAAAGAGATAAGTGCTCTTTGCTGGGCATCTTCTGATGGCTCCATTCTCGCTGTTGGATACTTAGACGGAGATATCCTGTTCTGGAACTTGTCATCTGCAGCACCTTCAAAAGGTCAACAAACCACTTCCTCTAAAAACGTTGTTAGGCTACAACTTTCAAACGCAGAAAGAAGAATCCCGGTCATTGTCTTACAATGGTCCAATAATCACAAATCTCACAACGATTGTACTGGTCAGTTGTTTGTCTATGGCGGTGACGAAATTGGTTCGGAAGAAGTTTTGACT GTTTTAACTCTCGAATGGTCATCTGGGATGGAGTCATTAAGATGCATCGGTCGTGCAGACCTTACACTTAACGGCACTTTCGCAGACTTGATTTTACTGCCAAGTCTAGGAGAAAGGGATTTGAATAGCAAAGACGATCTTTTTGTGCTAACAAACCCTGGACAGATACACTATTACGATAATGATAGCTTGTCTGCATTATTGTCTCAGCAGAATAGGACATCATCTGTATCTGCACAGGAGTTTCCGGTGCTAATACCTATGGCCGATCCATCTTTGACCGTTGCAAAACTCATCAAGTTGCCGAGTCAGTTAAACTCATCGAAAACTCTAGCTGAG GTAGCCTCAATTCTGAAAACTAGCACAAAACCTGGCTCAGCTAGTTTTGCAAATTGGCCCTTAACCGGGGGTGTTCCCAGCCACTTGTCCACTGTTAAAGGTGCCGGAGTTGACAGAGTTTACTTCGTGGGCTATTCTGATGGATCTGTCCTTCTGTGTGATGCCACACATCCAATCTTGTCGTATATTTGCTACATAGAAGGAGAG GTTAATGGTGTAAAAGTGGCGGGGTCGACTACTCCAGTGACAAAATTGGACTTTTGTTCTGTTTCCCTACTTCTGGCTGTGGGCAATGAATGCGGTCTT GTTCGTGTTTACGACCTTAAAAATTGCTCCGATGGAAAAAAAATCCATTTCGTCACAGAAACTAAAATTGAAG TCCATGACGCTACACCAGGAAAAGGACCTCATTGCAGTGCTATTTTTTCTCTTCTCAATTCTCCGGTACAAGCGTTATCTTTCGCAAATTCTGGAACCAAACTTGCTATTGGATTCTTAAGTGGTCGT GTTGCAGTTTGCGATATGAAATCGTTGTCGGTTTTGTTCTTGATTGATGGTGTACCTGGCTCAAGCTCACCGATTACTTCAATAGTTTGGAAACAACAAACATGTTTTCAAAGTGCCGTAAATAGTCCCAAGAAACTAGAAACGCCTTCAGGAGAATCTCAGGAAGAGATACTATTTATCTTGTCTAGGGATGGTAAAATTAATGTAGTTGAGGGTGATACTGGTAAAACGATCTCGAGCCGGCCGTTCCATGTGAAGGAGTCAACTGCAATTTCAATGTATGTTATAG ATGATATCATCTCAACCTCAGAAGTGTCAAATGACAAGCAGCACGAGGAATCCTTGAAGAGTACTGCTGGCGCTCGCCCTGAAGAGCCGGTGCAAGAAAGTAGCTCAACCGTGGTAAATTCATCGGAGGCTGAAGTTTCCTCTTCAGAAATCACACCACCTGGGGAAGTCCTTTTGGATCCACTTGTCCTGCTTTGCTGTGAAAATTCATTGCATTTGTTGTCCGCAAAAGCATTG GGAAACAAAAAACCGATTCGAAAAGTGGAACATTCAAAATCTTTCTATTGGACTACAATTTTGAAGAAAGATGACAAAGTTTGTGGGATTCTATCATTGCTTCAGACCGGAACATTTGAAATAAG ATCCTTACCAGATTTGGAACTGGTGTCGGAAAGCTCTTTATTATCGATTTTAAGGTGGAATTATAAAGTTAACATGGATAAAACCATGTGTTCTGATGAAAACGGACAGATTGTACTG GCTAATGGTTCTGAATTGGCATTCATCTCATTACTAGCCAGCGAAAATGAATTCAG gagTCTCGAGCGTTTGCCTTGTCTTCACGATAAAGTTCTTGCAGCCGCTGCTGATGCCGCATTTACGTTCTCTTCAAATGAGAAGAAAAAACAG ACAACAAAACCGGGGATTCTAGGCGGAATTGTCAAAGGATTGAAAGGTGGAAAAACCACTCAACCAGTTTTGCATAAAATTCAAACCTCCAATTTCAGTCATTTGGAAGACATCTTTTTCAAGCATTCCTTTCCAGATTCACGTCCAACGGTGGTAGTCGCCGATGAAAAAGAAGTGGAGCTCGATATAG ATGACATTCAAATAGACGAGCCTAAAATCGTAGCGTCTACTTCATCTCCTGATGTTAAAAACAAACAGAAAG ATAAGTTACAAAATGATAGGGAGAAACTCTTTCACGGTGGGAGTAACGATGACGTAAAGCCAAAAATCAGAACGGCCGAAGAAATTATGGCTGCTTATAGAAAAACAGGG GATGCTGCTTCGACTGCTGCACAAGCAAGAAACAAGCTTATGGAGAGACAGGAGAAATTGGAG AGGATAAGCCAACGCACCGCGGAACTGCAAAATGGAGCTGAGAATTTTGCATCATTAGCAAATGAGCTTGTCAAGACCATGGAAAGGAGGAAATGGTGGCAAATATAG
- the LOC127127448 gene encoding uncharacterized protein LOC127127448 isoform X2, which yields MFAKKLLHKAVHHHFNKFQQHGGSLQSTELDPRIVIHYGIPSSASLLAFDSIQRLLAIGTLDGRLKVIGGDNIEGLLISSKQLPYKYLEFLQNQGHLVGVLNDNDIQVWNLETRSLICSLQWESNITAFSVISGSHFIYVGDEHGLFSVIKFDAEEGQLLKSSNHLSAKFLREAAGFPESSDQPIVGILSQPYSSGNRLLIAFQDGLLILWDVSEAKIVFLGGGKDLELKDDGGNTSEMDTNLPADILEQNLGDKEISALCWASSDGSILAVGYLDGDILFWNLSSAAPSKGQQTTSSKNVVRLQLSNAERRIPVIVLQWSNNHKSHNDCTGQLFVYGGDEIGSEEVLTVLTLEWSSGMESLRCIGRADLTLNGTFADLILLPSLGERDLNSKDDLFVLTNPGQIHYYDNDSLSALLSQQNRTSSVSAQEFPVLIPMADPSLTVAKLIKLPSQLNSSKTLAEVASILKTSTKPGSASFANWPLTGGVPSHLSTVKGAGVDRVYFVGYSDGSVLLCDATHPILSYICYIEGEVNGVKVAGSTTPVTKLDFCSVSLLLAVGNECGLVRVYDLKNCSDGKKIHFVTETKIEVHDATPGKGPHCSAIFSLLNSPVQALSFANSGTKLAIGFLSGRVAVCDMKSLSVLFLIDGVPGSSSPITSIVWKQQTCFQSAVNSPKKLETPSGESQEEILFILSRDGKINVVEGDTGKTISSRPFHVKESTAISMYVIDDIISTSEVSNDKQHEESLKSTAGARPEEPVQESSSTVVNSSEAEVSSSEITPPGEVLLDPLVLLCCENSLHLLSAKALGNKKPIRKVEHSKSFYWTTILKKDDKVCGILSLLQTGTFEIRSLPDLELVSESSLLSILRWNYKVNMDKTMCSDENGQIVLANGSELAFISLLASENEFRSLERLPCLHDKVLAAAADAAFTFSSNEKKKQTTKPGILGGIVKGLKGGKTTQPVLHKIQTSNFSHLEDIFFKHSFPDSRPTVVVADEKEVELDIDDIQIDEPKIVASTSSPDVKNKQKDKLQNDREKLFHGGSNDDVKPKIRTAEEIMAAYRKTGDAASTAAQARNKLMERQEKLERISQRTAELQNGAENFASLANELVKTMERRKWWQI from the exons atgtTTGCCAAGAAGTTGTTGCACAAAGCTGTCCACCACCATTTCAAC AAGTTTCAGCAGCATGGCGGTAGTCTGCAATCAACTGAATTGGATCCGAGAATTGTGATTCACTATGGCATTCCGTCTTCTGCTTCACTTCTTGCTTTTGATTCCATTCAACGACTCTTGGCTATTGGGACTTT GGATGGAAGACTTAAGGTGATTGGCGGTGATAATATTGAAGGACTTTTGATTTCTTCTAAGCAATTGCCTTATAAATACTTGGAG TTCCTACAAAATCAGGGGCATTTAGTTGGGGTCTTAAATGATAATGATATCCAG gTTTGGAATCTCGAGACTCGGAGTCTTATTTGTTCATTACAATGGGAATCAAATATTACCGCTTTCTCTGTAATCAGCGGCTCACATTTCAT TTATGTCGGAGATGAGCACGGCTTGTTTTCTGTGATAAAGTTTGACGCCGAGGAAGGACAACTTTTGAAGTCATCTAATCATTTATCGGCTAAGTTTCTAAGGG AAGCTGCCGGGTTTCCAGAGTCCAGCGATCAACCAATTGTCGGAATTCTATCGCAGCCTTATTCTTCTGGGAACAG ATTGTTGATTGCATTTCAAGATGGACTGCTAATTCTTTGGGATGTTTCCGAAGCTAAAATTGTGTTCCTTGGTGGCGGAAAGGATCTAGAATTGAAAGATGACGGCGGTAACACTTCTGAAATGGACACCAATCTTCCAGCTGATATTTTAGAGCAAAATCTCGGAGACAAAGAGATAAGTGCTCTTTGCTGGGCATCTTCTGATGGCTCCATTCTCGCTGTTGGATACTTAGACGGAGATATCCTGTTCTGGAACTTGTCATCTGCAGCACCTTCAAAAGGTCAACAAACCACTTCCTCTAAAAACGTTGTTAGGCTACAACTTTCAAACGCAGAAAGAAGAATCCCGGTCATTGTCTTACAATGGTCCAATAATCACAAATCTCACAACGATTGTACTGGTCAGTTGTTTGTCTATGGCGGTGACGAAATTGGTTCGGAAGAAGTTTTGACT GTTTTAACTCTCGAATGGTCATCTGGGATGGAGTCATTAAGATGCATCGGTCGTGCAGACCTTACACTTAACGGCACTTTCGCAGACTTGATTTTACTGCCAAGTCTAGGAGAAAGGGATTTGAATAGCAAAGACGATCTTTTTGTGCTAACAAACCCTGGACAGATACACTATTACGATAATGATAGCTTGTCTGCATTATTGTCTCAGCAGAATAGGACATCATCTGTATCTGCACAGGAGTTTCCGGTGCTAATACCTATGGCCGATCCATCTTTGACCGTTGCAAAACTCATCAAGTTGCCGAGTCAGTTAAACTCATCGAAAACTCTAGCTGAG GTAGCCTCAATTCTGAAAACTAGCACAAAACCTGGCTCAGCTAGTTTTGCAAATTGGCCCTTAACCGGGGGTGTTCCCAGCCACTTGTCCACTGTTAAAGGTGCCGGAGTTGACAGAGTTTACTTCGTGGGCTATTCTGATGGATCTGTCCTTCTGTGTGATGCCACACATCCAATCTTGTCGTATATTTGCTACATAGAAGGAGAG GTTAATGGTGTAAAAGTGGCGGGGTCGACTACTCCAGTGACAAAATTGGACTTTTGTTCTGTTTCCCTACTTCTGGCTGTGGGCAATGAATGCGGTCTT GTTCGTGTTTACGACCTTAAAAATTGCTCCGATGGAAAAAAAATCCATTTCGTCACAGAAACTAAAATTGAAG TCCATGACGCTACACCAGGAAAAGGACCTCATTGCAGTGCTATTTTTTCTCTTCTCAATTCTCCGGTACAAGCGTTATCTTTCGCAAATTCTGGAACCAAACTTGCTATTGGATTCTTAAGTGGTCGT GTTGCAGTTTGCGATATGAAATCGTTGTCGGTTTTGTTCTTGATTGATGGTGTACCTGGCTCAAGCTCACCGATTACTTCAATAGTTTGGAAACAACAAACATGTTTTCAAAGTGCCGTAAATAGTCCCAAGAAACTAGAAACGCCTTCAGGAGAATCTCAGGAAGAGATACTATTTATCTTGTCTAGGGATGGTAAAATTAATGTAGTTGAGGGTGATACTGGTAAAACGATCTCGAGCCGGCCGTTCCATGTGAAGGAGTCAACTGCAATTTCAATGTATGTTATAG ATGATATCATCTCAACCTCAGAAGTGTCAAATGACAAGCAGCACGAGGAATCCTTGAAGAGTACTGCTGGCGCTCGCCCTGAAGAGCCGGTGCAAGAAAGTAGCTCAACCGTGGTAAATTCATCGGAGGCTGAAGTTTCCTCTTCAGAAATCACACCACCTGGGGAAGTCCTTTTGGATCCACTTGTCCTGCTTTGCTGTGAAAATTCATTGCATTTGTTGTCCGCAAAAGCATTG GGAAACAAAAAACCGATTCGAAAAGTGGAACATTCAAAATCTTTCTATTGGACTACAATTTTGAAGAAAGATGACAAAGTTTGTGGGATTCTATCATTGCTTCAGACCGGAACATTTGAAATAAG ATCCTTACCAGATTTGGAACTGGTGTCGGAAAGCTCTTTATTATCGATTTTAAGGTGGAATTATAAAGTTAACATGGATAAAACCATGTGTTCTGATGAAAACGGACAGATTGTACTG GCTAATGGTTCTGAATTGGCATTCATCTCATTACTAGCCAGCGAAAATGAATTCAG gagTCTCGAGCGTTTGCCTTGTCTTCACGATAAAGTTCTTGCAGCCGCTGCTGATGCCGCATTTACGTTCTCTTCAAATGAGAAGAAAAAACAG ACAACAAAACCGGGGATTCTAGGCGGAATTGTCAAAGGATTGAAAGGTGGAAAAACCACTCAACCAGTTTTGCATAAAATTCAAACCTCCAATTTCAGTCATTTGGAAGACATCTTTTTCAAGCATTCCTTTCCAGATTCACGTCCAACGGTGGTAGTCGCCGATGAAAAAGAAGTGGAGCTCGATATAG ATGACATTCAAATAGACGAGCCTAAAATCGTAGCGTCTACTTCATCTCCTGATGTTAAAAACAAACAGAAAG ATAAGTTACAAAATGATAGGGAGAAACTCTTTCACGGTGGGAGTAACGATGACGTAAAGCCAAAAATCAGAACGGCCGAAGAAATTATGGCTGCTTATAGAAAAACAGGG GATGCTGCTTCGACTGCTGCACAAGCAAGAAACAAGCTTATGGAGAGACAGGAGAAATTGGAG AGGATAAGCCAACGCACCGCGGAACTGCAAAATGGAGCTGAGAATTTTGCATCATTAGCAAATGAGCTTGTCAAGACCATGGAAAGGAGGAAATGGTGGCAAATATAG